The Lactuca sativa cultivar Salinas chromosome 2, Lsat_Salinas_v11, whole genome shotgun sequence genome includes a window with the following:
- the LOC111880892 gene encoding uncharacterized protein LOC111880892 gives MVMSFQPFNVIEPWVFETITPSQFITFTMPNPLNHRRLLHALVIRVAVLDSPIATADDEVPLIAAMIVPNHRETDWNFCTESGHLQLLYDSHNVSRLILIGNNPPPNPEPSIYIRPQVTGPLEKQRLENELKPLLMALHPKVSFHRRLPETIILTYEDDVVYRVTIAKFVGPVVGEFVVEDVEMEGNRDRSKMLRRRLRFKRMPNLIQSQVPLIPVISDNEATTHVDLESLRKIVNAKFDVDTSVLVHPYLTPMVAGLFLIASHLNEQIQQGFTPSALCLGIGGGVLLSFMKTQLGFDVVGVEADKVVLTAATKHFGFNKSGSIRLIVGDAIEILNLM, from the exons ATGGTAATGTCATTTCAACCTTTTAATGTCATCGAACCATGGGTATTCGAAACCATCACCCCATCACAATTCATCACCTTCACAATGCCAAACCCGCTTAACCACCGCCGGTTGCTCCACGCTCTAGTGATCCGCGTCGCCGTACTCGATTCTCCGATAGCCACCGCTGACGATGAGGTCCCTTTAATCGCCGCCATGATTGTACCTAATCATCGGGAAACAGACTGGAATTTTTGTACAGAATCCGGACATCTTCAGCTCCTATATGATTCCCACAACGTCTCCCGCCTTATCCTAATCGGTAATAATCCCCCGCCTAATCCAGAACCCTCCATTTATATTCGTCCTCAAGTTACTGGTCCCTTGGAGAAACAAAGACTAGAAAACGAATTGAAACCATTACTCATGGCTTTGCATCCCAAAGTGAGTTTTCATCGTCGTTTGCCAGAAACCATAATCTTGACATACGAAGATGATGTCGTGTATCGTGTGACTATAGCTAAATTTGTAGGTCCCGTTGTTGGTGAATTCGTCGTTGAAGATGTTGAAATGGAGGGTAATCGTGATAGAAGTAAAATGCTCCGAAGGAGATTGAGGTTTAAAAGAATGCCTAATTTGATACAATCTCAGGTCCCTCTTATACCTGTTATTAGTGATAACGAAGCTACAACACATGTAGATTTGGAAAGTTTGAGGAAGATAGTAAACGCAAAGTTTGACGTTGATACATCTGTTTTGGTTCACCCATACTTGACTCCAATGGTTGCTGGACTTTTCTTGATTGCTTCACATCTCAATGAGCAAATTCAACAAGGGTTTACTCCAAGTGCTTTGTGTTTAGGGATTGGTGGTGGTGTTTTGTTAAGTTTCATGAAAACTCAATTGGGTTTTGATGTTGTTGGAGTGGAGGCTGATAAGGTTGTTTTAACAGCTGCAACAAAGCATTTTGGGTTTAATAAATCGGGTTCTATTCGACTTATTGTTGGAGATGCTATAGAA ATACTAAATTTGATGTAG